Below is a genomic region from Drosophila albomicans strain 15112-1751.03 chromosome 2R, ASM965048v2, whole genome shotgun sequence.
TGCCAATTAATTCCTGCCACGCATCATCCGTTGATATCGTCATtgattaaatcaaataatacgTTTAAAAATGcgacaacacaaacacacaatatTGAAGAACTGAGTTGGTTGTTTTCAACCATCTGGCATCGCTGCGCCAACATGCAGCATGTGTTCGAGATAACCACCCTGACTTTGTGAACAGCTGTTTGCTGCTCGTatcaattgctgttgttgttgttgctcttgttaaGTTAGTTTTTTAAGCTTGTGCAGTTAGTTGTGCgattttgtaaattataaataagagaaagtaaaatgcaaagcaTCGGATGGACACTGATTATGAAACGTGGCTGCTTTTGCAGCCGAGAAACCCTCAACATCAACGGCTCCCGCTATCGAGTGAAAGAACGTCTCGCCCAAGGgtaatgaacaaaaaaaaaacggaaaacaaaaatccaaaacCAAAATGTATTCCACACAAACGAGACTATCCGACTTAGATGTACCCTTTATTTGTTAGTGGACAGCctagctaaaaataatttcattctaGTACGCGGAAGTTATTAACGTTCCATTTCTTATCGTTATCTCTAAACTCTTCAAATATAggttttcatataatttattcatttatttatttgatagcTAGTTATACTACCTAATAAGAAATGATAGCAATGGCGGCTTGTGTTTTAATTTCGCATTATGAAGTtacgaaatatacaaatacaatattacatatttattaacagTAGTGAATTATCTTAACAAAGTATTTGCACTGtatgctattattattattgtcattatCTGCAGCGGTTTCAGCCTGATTGACCTTGCAGAGAATACGACAACGCATCGGTGCTATGCGATAAAGCGAATCACTTGCCACAGCATCGAGGATCAGAATATCGCACTGCGCGAAATCGAGAACTGCCGCAAAATCGACTCGGAGAACGTGATACGCGTCGTGGATTATGAGCTGATTGGCCAGGCTGACATTGTGATAAATACGACGAGCAAGTTGCTCATTGTATTGCCCTACTACAAACATGGCTCGCTTTCGGATCATTTGCAAATGCGAGCCCGCAAACAGGATCACATGCCGGAGGCGCAGATTCTGCAAATCTTCTTGGGTATCTGCGAGGGTCTGCGCGCCATTCACGAAACGAAGCCGGTGCCGCTGGCGCATCGTGATTTGAAAACTGCCAACATCTGTTTATCGGACACATTCGAACCCATCATCGTAGATCTGGGCTCCATGACGGAGGCTCGTCTGCAGATCTGCGGCCAAACAGATGCCCAGCGACTGCAAGACGAGGCCGAGGAGCGCAGCTCAATTGTTTATCGTGCTCCCGAGCTGTTCACGGTCAAGACTTATTGCACCATCGATGAGCGCACAGACATTTGGGTGAGTGCATAACACCTTAGTGCCCAATCTAATAATACAATTCCATTACTGCTACGACGTAATGTAAAATTGAGatgaaaaaatttaacaataatgtTTCAatatagtaatttaatttcaagttttaTATAAACTGGTTCAGAGACTTAAGGAAAAGGCTggcaattatttcaataattttaaaattagcaaattcatttttatccgattttttttttattttaatgaggAACTTTATGGGCACTAGCactaacaattaatttaaaataattggaTTGATTGCAGAGTCTTGGATGTGTGCTTTATGCGATGTGTTACTTCAACAGCCCATTCGATCCCATTTATGAGCGTGGCGACAGCGTAGCTTTGGCCGTGCTCAGCGGTAACGTCAACATTCCAGAAGATTCCATATACACGGAGGTAAGAAATTCATTACACTGCACAATAAAGGCTTTTCTACATTTTACTCTCAAACTATTGTACAGGATATGCACGAGCTGATCAAGTATATGTTGCGCATTGATCCCATGGAACGGCCTTTTATCTACAGCATCATTGAACAGACTCACGATCTTATACAGAAACTGGAGGGCCGAGTGTAGCTTGAACCTCAATTCCAACTCAATCTAAGTACACCGCTATACATAACTGTTTTTTGACTACgttttattgtaatatatataaacatgcACGTATTTTGTGAACTTAACACTACAATTACACTAGACTCTAGATTAATGATCATCACGTGTCAAACCAGGGCAATTGCTGTCCAAATCTTCAGCGTTTTCGTAGTGAGTGCCACACCAATAGCAGAATTGATATGAAGTGCGTAGATAGCTAATTAGTAGATCTAGCTGCTCCTTAGCGCTATACTGCTCCTCCTTTTCCTCTTGCTCCGCCTCTTCGATATCAGTTTCCTCTTCCGTTTTCTCAATGGCCTTGGCAGGCCAGAAGAAGTCCAGTGCTGGCTCTGTAACTCTTGCTGCCAGATCCAACGACTCGCACGTCTGCTGACAGCGCTTTACATCGTAGAGTAGCTTGCGTTCCTCTGCCTTCTGCGTAGCTCGTCGTCGATATGCTTCTGAGCTGAGATCCTCGCCTGAATCAATCCCCGCCTTACGCAGCAAATGTGCTTGTCGCAGTTCCTGCCTCTTAGCTGCCAACTCGGCCATGGCTGCTTCACGTCCCAGTCCACCACGATCGTTTTTAATGCTGATGCCAATGGGTTCGATGCGGGCATCAGCCTGTTTGCCAAGTCCACTACCCGCCTTGTAACCCATTTTGGTTAGCAGCTGGAAGCCCTTGTTGTCTGCAGCAAGTGGCTGGCTTAGTGTCTGTTGGAGACGGCTATTGTCAACTGAAGTCGCTTTGGATGCTTCGCGTTGTCGCTTGTTGCTCTCCGCCTGCTTTGTCTGCACTTCAACTTGACGCTTCTTGACGCGACTGTTTATTAAACTGGGACGTACCTCCTGTAGCCTATTTTAAGTTGTGTAATGTTAGCAAATTCAACAGAGCAGCTTAAATCCCTTGCATACCCAGATAAGAACTTGTCTGACATGTAGTCATCTTCTTCATCGGACATTGCAGAAAATAATAGGCgaataaaattgtaaacaaaccGCAGAACAGATGCTTAACACTGAACTGCAATACCTACTATGAATTGCTATCGATAATTGCGATTGTTATTGTCGATAATCCAATGGGAtcattatcaataaatataagtgtttagtaattatttaaattattatggtgattaaaaaaaaacaattccaaaataaaattaattgaaataaaaaaaaattaatttattaataatatatgacAAATAATGAAACTATCGCCTTGATCTGCCATCACTATATAAATGCATCTAGTGGCAACCTCGCAGTTCCATGTGCTCGCGTGTGTTCGAATTGTtagtaaaattataaataaaatatacgatttattagcttaaaataaaataaaatgggcACTGTAAGTATAAATTACAACATCAAAGTACTCAACCAGTATGTAAACAAT
It encodes:
- the LOC117575618 gene encoding serine/threonine-protein kinase 16, translating into MQSIGWTLIMKRGCFCSRETLNINGSRYRVKERLAQGGFSLIDLAENTTTHRCYAIKRITCHSIEDQNIALREIENCRKIDSENVIRVVDYELIGQADIVINTTSKLLIVLPYYKHGSLSDHLQMRARKQDHMPEAQILQIFLGICEGLRAIHETKPVPLAHRDLKTANICLSDTFEPIIVDLGSMTEARLQICGQTDAQRLQDEAEERSSIVYRAPELFTVKTYCTIDERTDIWSLGCVLYAMCYFNSPFDPIYERGDSVALAVLSGNVNIPEDSIYTEDMHELIKYMLRIDPMERPFIYSIIEQTHDLIQKLEGRV
- the LOC117575620 gene encoding G patch domain-containing protein 11 codes for the protein MSDEEDDYMSDKFLSGLQEVRPSLINSRVKKRQVEVQTKQAESNKRQREASKATSVDNSRLQQTLSQPLAADNKGFQLLTKMGYKAGSGLGKQADARIEPIGISIKNDRGGLGREAAMAELAAKRQELRQAHLLRKAGIDSGEDLSSEAYRRRATQKAEERKLLYDVKRCQQTCESLDLAARVTEPALDFFWPAKAIEKTEEETDIEEAEQEEKEEQYSAKEQLDLLISYLRTSYQFCYWCGTHYENAEDLDSNCPGLTRDDH